One genomic window of Prochlorococcus sp. MIT 0801 includes the following:
- a CDS encoding DUF3386 domain-containing protein, with product MTGKDCTHLFKSAYENRYTWESDFSGYEGRCSWTDGEIEVEGSFCLGQDLKATVQGIDDEKIHKAISSQLWEVAIHRVRRSFEQTHGKNTFTFGDTNEIGSEVIVGGKNEGDKYRVKNDVVTMVYRHIHGNLIIILTKDVTHTGNGYLSKSYSSQYLDPISKKDLKGKSFYEDAFIPLFKGGPWVLSSRSIHQEASEGSIMNKQVFSFSELKSINSKQD from the coding sequence ATGACAGGAAAAGATTGTACGCATTTATTTAAGTCTGCCTATGAAAATCGCTACACGTGGGAATCAGATTTTTCAGGTTACGAAGGTAGATGTTCTTGGACAGATGGCGAAATAGAAGTAGAAGGAAGCTTTTGCTTAGGACAAGATTTAAAAGCCACTGTTCAAGGAATAGATGACGAAAAAATACACAAAGCCATTTCTTCACAACTTTGGGAAGTTGCTATTCATAGAGTCAGAAGATCATTTGAACAAACACATGGTAAAAATACCTTTACTTTTGGAGATACAAATGAAATTGGCTCAGAAGTTATAGTTGGAGGGAAAAACGAAGGTGACAAATACAGGGTCAAAAATGATGTTGTTACGATGGTTTATAGGCATATTCATGGAAATCTAATAATCATCCTCACTAAGGATGTGACTCATACTGGTAATGGCTACTTAAGCAAGAGTTATTCCAGTCAATATCTTGATCCAATTTCAAAAAAAGATTTAAAGGGAAAAAGCTTTTACGAAGATGCTTTTATACCTTTATTCAAAGGTGGTCCTTGGGTTTTATCCTCTAGATCCATACATCAAGAAGCCTCAGAAGGTTCAATAATGAATAAACAAGTATTTTCTTTTTCGGAGTTAAAAAGTATTAATTCTAAGCAAGATTAG
- a CDS encoding DUF2811 domain-containing protein → MNNIDFMEDKSLIQSPEVLESEETISFQTEIPKQIQQAMEVYIEKHPNWDQYRLLQAALAGFLIQNGISSRLITRLYIGNMFGSHSF, encoded by the coding sequence ATGAATAATATTGATTTTATGGAAGATAAAAGTTTGATCCAAAGTCCGGAAGTTTTGGAATCTGAGGAAACAATTAGTTTTCAAACAGAAATACCCAAGCAAATTCAACAAGCAATGGAGGTTTACATTGAGAAACATCCCAATTGGGATCAATACAGACTTTTACAAGCTGCGCTTGCAGGGTTTTTAATCCAAAATGGCATCAGTTCCAGATTGATAACGCGTCTTTATATTGGAAATATGTTTGGATCTCATTCTTTTTGA
- a CDS encoding tetratricopeptide repeat protein: MEKSDKQEQRKNKFFNIKTFNVPLDLGEIKENTIITTNTSSNPSEEQIFDQAFKFQSQGKILEAAKCYQYLISQGIQDSRVFSNYAILLISFENFKEAERYFRKAIELNPDFVDAYFNLGNLLKDLNRIKEAEVFTRKAIQINPNSAVYHYNLANILKELDDFDKAQDSYERAIRLNPMYADSYYSLGLTLLAKNEHDKALKYFSKCFDLLRGSQKLDFDTLERFKKISKAKIDHDIQQFDYLSSLSIENRRFSELANLYRKISLEINWPSETEIIVLNERHQKLLYDNYNLSLNKVELSKLTKPALSNSIDVDKITMSYLNHESGVTYVDDLLSTEALDLLLKFLLESTIWFGIKPNGYLGAYLREGLANPLIIQIAEELRKKFPKIFKDHLLEQLWAFKYDSRAKNKESNIRGIKIHADQAAINVNFWITKNEANLNPTNGGLIVYHLEAPKEWDFKKFNGNDMAIQKELKATNYKSTVIPYKANRAVIFNSNLFHETDTYEFKEGYENRRINVTMLFGKRINA; the protein is encoded by the coding sequence ATGGAAAAATCAGACAAACAAGAACAAAGAAAGAATAAATTCTTCAATATAAAAACATTCAATGTTCCATTGGATTTAGGAGAAATAAAAGAAAACACCATTATTACTACTAACACTTCCTCTAATCCTTCTGAAGAACAAATATTCGATCAAGCATTTAAGTTTCAATCACAAGGTAAAATTTTAGAGGCAGCAAAATGTTATCAATATTTAATTTCCCAAGGTATTCAAGATTCTAGAGTATTTTCAAATTATGCAATTTTATTAATATCTTTTGAAAATTTTAAGGAAGCTGAAAGATATTTTCGGAAAGCAATAGAATTGAATCCAGATTTTGTAGATGCTTATTTTAATCTTGGAAACTTACTAAAAGACTTGAATAGAATTAAAGAAGCTGAAGTATTTACACGCAAAGCTATTCAAATTAATCCTAATTCAGCTGTTTATCATTATAATCTGGCAAACATTTTAAAAGAACTTGATGATTTTGATAAGGCTCAGGATAGTTATGAAAGAGCTATAAGATTGAATCCAATGTATGCTGATTCTTATTATTCTCTTGGTTTAACACTACTTGCAAAAAATGAACACGATAAAGCTTTAAAATATTTTTCTAAATGCTTTGATTTGCTAAGAGGGTCTCAAAAGTTAGATTTTGATACCTTGGAAAGATTTAAGAAAATTAGTAAGGCAAAGATTGATCATGATATTCAACAATTCGACTATTTATCATCACTTTCGATTGAGAATAGACGATTTAGTGAGCTTGCAAATTTATATAGAAAAATCTCATTAGAGATTAACTGGCCTTCTGAAACTGAAATAATTGTTCTAAATGAAAGGCATCAAAAGTTGCTTTATGATAATTATAATCTTTCTCTAAATAAAGTAGAGTTATCTAAGCTAACTAAGCCAGCATTAAGTAATTCTATAGACGTGGATAAAATTACGATGAGTTATTTAAACCATGAATCTGGTGTGACTTATGTAGATGATTTATTATCTACTGAAGCACTTGATTTGTTGCTGAAGTTTCTTCTTGAAAGTACAATTTGGTTTGGAATTAAACCTAATGGATATCTAGGAGCATACTTAAGAGAAGGCTTAGCTAATCCATTAATTATTCAAATTGCAGAAGAACTTAGAAAGAAATTTCCAAAAATATTTAAAGATCATCTTTTGGAACAACTTTGGGCTTTTAAATACGATAGTCGCGCAAAGAATAAAGAATCAAATATTAGAGGTATTAAGATTCATGCTGATCAAGCCGCAATAAATGTAAATTTCTGGATTACAAAAAACGAAGCTAACTTAAATCCAACTAATGGCGGTTTGATTGTCTACCACTTGGAAGCACCAAAAGAATGGGATTTTAAAAAATTTAATGGTAATGATATGGCAATCCAGAAAGAATTAAAGGCAACGAACTATAAATCTACCGTGATTCCTTATAAAGCAAATCGTGCCGTTATATTCAATTCAAATTTATTTCATGAAACTGATACTTATGAATTCAAAGAGGGATATGAGAATCGTCGAATTAATGTCACGATGTTATTTGGAAAAAGAATTAATGCGTAA
- a CDS encoding amino acid ABC transporter permease produces MFRIYTSSLIIFFKNARKTLFSNLFNTIITLLIILFFSVACFNTFEWLIFKANWKVVISNLPLYAFGSFPSNEQWRPATWIISLLSLSIFTLYGPEWKWLRKNLIIVWVGTIPLGLYLLYGGLGLSPIMSRQWGGLTLTILLTVCSSLLSLPIGIVLALCRHSSLPMVQKLSSIFIDVMRAIPLIAVLFFGQLLIPLFLPVEIEIDRVWRAIFAFTLFVSAYIAEDIRGGLQSIPNTQIEAANSLGLNQYQIIQFILIPQALRIALPALTNQSIGLFQNTSLMAILGLVELLGIGRSILANPEFIGQYIEVYVWLACVYWIVCTIMAVLARHLEQRMTINQANF; encoded by the coding sequence ATGTTCAGAATTTATACAAGTTCATTAATAATTTTCTTCAAGAATGCAAGAAAAACATTGTTTTCAAATTTATTCAATACAATTATCACTTTGCTCATTATATTATTTTTTAGCGTAGCTTGTTTTAATACTTTTGAATGGCTCATATTTAAGGCTAATTGGAAAGTTGTAATATCAAATCTCCCTTTATACGCATTTGGTAGTTTTCCATCTAATGAACAATGGAGACCTGCTACGTGGATCATCAGTCTTCTTTCACTCAGTATCTTTACTCTTTATGGCCCTGAGTGGAAATGGCTACGTAAAAACCTAATAATAGTGTGGGTAGGAACAATACCATTGGGTCTATATTTACTTTATGGTGGACTTGGCTTATCGCCTATAATGAGTAGACAATGGGGTGGATTAACTCTAACTATACTGCTAACTGTTTGTAGCTCGTTATTATCATTACCTATTGGAATAGTTTTAGCACTATGTCGACATAGTTCATTACCAATGGTTCAAAAGCTAAGTTCAATCTTTATAGATGTTATGAGAGCAATACCGCTTATTGCAGTGCTTTTCTTTGGTCAACTACTAATACCTTTATTTCTTCCCGTTGAAATAGAAATTGATCGAGTTTGGAGAGCTATCTTTGCGTTTACACTATTTGTTTCAGCCTACATAGCGGAAGACATTCGTGGTGGACTACAGTCAATTCCCAACACTCAAATAGAGGCAGCAAATAGTCTTGGCCTTAATCAATACCAAATCATACAATTCATATTAATTCCTCAAGCTTTACGCATTGCATTACCTGCTCTGACTAATCAATCCATTGGACTTTTTCAAAATACATCGTTAATGGCTATTTTAGGATTAGTTGAGTTACTAGGCATAGGCAGAAGTATCCTGGCTAATCCAGAATTTATTGGTCAATATATTGAAGTTTATGTTTGGCTAGCATGTGTCTATTGGATCGTTTGTACAATCATGGCTGTTCTTGCAAGACATCTTGAACAAAGAATGACCATTAATCAAGCTAATTTCTAA
- a CDS encoding ABC-F family ATP-binding cassette domain-containing protein, producing the protein MLISLVNASTDFGIKNLFKNLDLHVNKKERLGLIGPNGSGKSTLLRVIAGIEPLMEGERRCLSSLRISLVGQETSYNSEKSILEEVLEGCGEKRKLLLNFSQLSRKIAQNPEDEDLLKKLGQASELMDAAGAWNLEQQCQDVLRRLGIKDLDKPVKELSGGYRKRVGLAAALVSKPDILLLDEPTNHLDASAVEWLQNWLDHYEGALVLITHDRYVLDRITNRMVEINNGEARKYSGNYREFLQQKIEQEQSEASTKKKFQGVLRKELAWLRQGPKARSTKQKARIQRIAEMQAKPKSHVKANLEMNSLSRRIGKIAIEAEGVGLSLHNKENNLDLLSDFTYSFSPEDRVGIIGPNGSGKSTLLDLIAGKRLPTSGKIKLGETVHIGYLDQHTNDLNQGSGLNRKVIDFVEEAALRIDHGGKQITASQLLEKFLFPPSQQHSPLLKLSGGEKRRLALCKMLIQAPNVLLLDEPTNDLDIQTLSVLEDFLDDFKGCVVVVSHDRYFLDRTIDRIFNFENGHLRRYEGNYSRFLDQKILEERNNETKKQAKIVNNSQNKRGQEIKLDSKNDSRRLSFKEARELKELDLRLPILEKKKIYLEKKITDSDVDISEISHQLAELIESIQEHEDRWIELSELSESAK; encoded by the coding sequence GTGTTGATTAGTCTTGTTAATGCTTCAACAGACTTTGGAATAAAAAATCTTTTTAAAAATTTAGATCTTCATGTAAATAAAAAAGAGAGACTTGGTTTGATTGGTCCAAATGGATCTGGCAAGTCAACACTTTTGAGAGTCATTGCAGGAATAGAACCTTTGATGGAGGGAGAAAGGAGATGTTTATCATCTTTGCGGATATCTTTAGTTGGGCAAGAAACAAGTTACAACAGTGAAAAAAGTATTTTGGAGGAAGTTCTTGAAGGGTGTGGAGAAAAAAGAAAATTATTACTTAATTTCAGTCAGCTAAGTAGAAAAATCGCTCAAAATCCAGAAGATGAAGACCTTTTGAAAAAGCTAGGTCAGGCGAGTGAACTTATGGATGCCGCTGGGGCATGGAATTTAGAACAACAATGCCAAGATGTTCTAAGAAGATTAGGTATAAAAGATTTAGATAAGCCAGTAAAAGAGCTTTCTGGTGGTTATCGCAAAAGAGTGGGACTTGCCGCTGCGCTTGTCTCTAAACCAGACATCTTGCTTCTTGATGAACCTACTAACCACCTAGATGCATCTGCAGTGGAATGGCTTCAAAATTGGTTAGACCATTATGAGGGTGCCCTTGTCTTAATAACTCACGATAGATATGTTCTTGATCGTATTACCAACCGGATGGTCGAAATTAATAATGGAGAAGCTCGCAAGTATTCGGGCAATTATCGTGAATTTCTTCAACAAAAAATTGAACAAGAGCAATCAGAAGCATCTACAAAGAAAAAGTTTCAGGGTGTTTTAAGAAAGGAATTAGCTTGGTTAAGACAGGGTCCCAAGGCAAGAAGTACAAAACAAAAAGCACGTATTCAAAGGATTGCTGAAATGCAAGCGAAACCTAAAAGTCATGTCAAAGCTAATTTAGAAATGAATTCACTGAGTAGAAGAATTGGAAAAATCGCAATTGAAGCTGAAGGTGTAGGGCTATCGCTACATAATAAAGAAAATAATTTGGATCTTTTATCTGATTTCACTTATAGCTTTAGTCCAGAGGACCGAGTAGGAATTATTGGTCCAAATGGCAGCGGTAAATCCACTCTTTTAGATCTAATTGCGGGTAAAAGATTGCCTACAAGTGGGAAAATAAAACTTGGAGAAACGGTTCATATTGGCTACCTAGATCAGCATACAAATGACTTGAATCAAGGGAGTGGCCTAAACCGCAAAGTTATCGATTTTGTGGAGGAGGCTGCATTACGTATTGATCATGGAGGGAAACAAATTACAGCATCACAACTCTTAGAAAAATTTCTCTTTCCACCCAGTCAACAACATAGTCCTCTGCTAAAACTTTCAGGGGGAGAAAAAAGAAGACTTGCTCTATGCAAAATGCTCATACAAGCACCCAATGTATTATTGCTTGATGAGCCTACGAATGATTTAGATATACAAACACTAAGTGTGCTAGAAGATTTTCTTGATGATTTTAAAGGTTGTGTTGTAGTTGTATCGCATGACAGATATTTTCTTGATCGAACTATTGATCGAATTTTTAATTTTGAAAACGGTCACTTGCGAAGATATGAAGGAAATTACTCTCGATTTCTTGATCAAAAAATATTAGAGGAGCGAAACAATGAAACCAAAAAACAAGCCAAAATAGTTAATAATTCACAAAACAAGCGTGGACAAGAAATAAAATTAGATTCTAAAAATGATTCGAGACGATTGAGTTTTAAAGAAGCTAGAGAATTAAAAGAATTAGATCTGAGACTACCTATATTAGAAAAAAAGAAAATATATTTAGAAAAAAAGATAACTGATAGTGATGTAGATATTAGTGAAATTAGTCATCAATTAGCAGAGCTAATTGAATCTATTCAAGAGCATGAGGATAGATGGATTGAGCTAAGTGAGTTGTCTGAGTCAGCAAAGTAA
- a CDS encoding high light inducible protein, with product MSSSSQVITEYGKQNIFARETPPQVVENYTSYPKEAEKTNGRWAMIGMISLLSAYVTTGQIIPGVF from the coding sequence ATGTCATCTTCTTCTCAGGTAATTACTGAATACGGAAAGCAAAATATATTTGCTCGTGAAACTCCTCCACAAGTAGTGGAAAACTATACAAGCTATCCAAAGGAAGCTGAGAAAACCAATGGACGTTGGGCAATGATTGGAATGATCAGCCTTTTAAGTGCATACGTCACAACAGGACAAATCATCCCAGGGGTCTTTTGA
- a CDS encoding EVE domain-containing protein encodes MALEEINYWLMKSEPNAYSIKDLKKEEETLWDGIRNYQARNFMRSMEIGDQAFFYHSNTKPPGIVGLMEIIAKNLIDPFQFDESSKYFDKKSKKDNPRWDCVKTKYICEFKNMITLKELSETYTSEELTLVRKGNRLSIMPINKDIALEILTKLEKN; translated from the coding sequence ATGGCACTTGAAGAGATTAACTATTGGCTAATGAAGAGTGAGCCAAATGCTTACAGTATTAAAGATTTAAAAAAAGAAGAAGAAACTCTCTGGGATGGAATTCGAAATTATCAGGCTAGAAACTTTATGAGGTCAATGGAAATTGGTGATCAAGCTTTTTTTTATCATTCAAATACTAAACCCCCTGGAATAGTCGGCCTGATGGAAATTATTGCAAAAAACTTAATCGACCCATTTCAGTTTGATGAAAGTTCAAAGTATTTTGACAAAAAATCAAAAAAAGATAACCCTCGTTGGGATTGCGTCAAGACTAAATATATCTGTGAATTTAAAAATATGATTACTTTAAAGGAGCTATCTGAAACTTATACGTCTGAAGAACTCACTCTAGTTCGCAAAGGCAACAGGCTATCAATTATGCCAATTAATAAAGATATTGCTTTGGAGATTCTCACAAAGCTAGAGAAAAATTAA
- a CDS encoding amino acid ABC transporter ATP-binding protein: protein MEPIVVAKNLTKSYTKGLRALDNVSLTVNQGKVLVVMGPSGSGKSTLIRTFNGLETFDRGELNILGIKVDSTHNERKIQKIRKRVGMVFQQFNLFPHLSILENITLAPVHVQKRRQAEAEEYGMYLLNQMGIDSHAKKYPSQLSGGEQQRVAIARALALKPELLLFDEPTSALDPERINEVLDAMRKLAQQGMTMVVVTHEIGFAKDVSDQVLFMDSGKVIETSPPNIFFSNARHERSRKFLNQLDKQ from the coding sequence ATGGAACCTATTGTTGTTGCGAAGAATCTCACTAAGTCTTACACAAAAGGATTACGAGCTCTTGACAATGTTTCTCTTACAGTTAATCAAGGGAAAGTCCTAGTAGTCATGGGCCCCTCAGGCTCAGGGAAAAGTACTCTGATTCGCACTTTTAATGGTCTTGAAACTTTTGATAGAGGAGAACTAAATATTCTAGGAATAAAAGTAGATTCCACTCATAATGAAAGGAAAATACAAAAAATAAGAAAAAGAGTAGGAATGGTTTTTCAACAATTCAATTTATTCCCTCATCTCTCAATCCTTGAAAACATCACTCTCGCTCCAGTACATGTGCAAAAACGTCGTCAAGCTGAAGCGGAAGAATATGGCATGTATCTTTTAAATCAAATGGGAATAGATTCACATGCAAAAAAATACCCAAGTCAACTTAGCGGAGGAGAGCAACAAAGAGTAGCCATCGCTAGAGCTTTAGCCTTAAAGCCTGAACTACTTCTATTTGATGAACCCACTAGCGCTCTAGATCCAGAACGAATCAACGAAGTACTCGATGCAATGAGAAAACTTGCTCAGCAAGGAATGACAATGGTTGTAGTAACACATGAAATTGGTTTTGCTAAAGACGTAAGTGATCAAGTTTTATTTATGGATTCAGGTAAAGTCATAGAAACATCTCCTCCAAATATCTTCTTTTCTAATGCAAGACACGAGAGAAGTAGAAAGTTTCTAAACCAGCTTGATAAACAGTAG
- a CDS encoding high light inducible protein, whose translation MTPEAEKFNGWAAMLGFVAAFGAYATTGQIIPGIF comes from the coding sequence ATGACACCTGAAGCAGAAAAGTTTAACGGTTGGGCAGCAATGCTTGGTTTCGTTGCAGCCTTTGGCGCATATGCAACAACAGGACAAATAATCCCTGGCATCTTCTAA
- a CDS encoding ABC transporter permease subunit, with product MKINQKLFLQFGISIIFFGLLGILINNLIINLIRTGLGFNFSWLFKPASFALAEHPLPYTSSDSYAWALFIGWLNSLKVIVSSLILATFLGTLIGFARTGSNSLLGLISAGYITIIRQTPLLLQLMFWYFVGFLGLKDNMFIQIKNIFNISNKGIEFSGLTFSSEFLALLFGLSIFTSAFIAEVIRGGILSVPRGQWEAFRSLGISERKGLIRIILPQALPAIIPGLTSQYLNLAKNSTLAIAVGYSDIYAINDTIINQTGRAIECFIILLISFLLLNLLITNAMEIINRLILKSQRYS from the coding sequence ATGAAAATAAATCAAAAATTATTTTTGCAATTTGGAATATCTATTATCTTTTTTGGTTTACTTGGGATACTAATTAATAATTTAATAATAAATCTAATAAGAACAGGTCTTGGTTTTAATTTTAGCTGGCTTTTTAAACCAGCAAGTTTTGCTTTAGCGGAACACCCCTTACCTTATACCTCTTCAGATAGCTATGCTTGGGCTTTATTTATAGGTTGGCTTAACAGTCTTAAAGTTATTGTCTCATCATTAATATTGGCTACTTTCTTGGGGACACTAATAGGCTTTGCAAGGACAGGTTCAAACTCATTACTAGGTCTCATTTCGGCTGGTTACATCACAATAATTAGACAAACCCCTCTTTTACTTCAACTTATGTTTTGGTATTTTGTTGGGTTCTTAGGTTTAAAAGACAATATGTTTATCCAAATAAAAAATATATTTAACATTTCAAATAAAGGAATAGAGTTTTCAGGATTAACTTTTTCTTCGGAGTTTCTAGCATTATTATTTGGTCTAAGTATCTTTACAAGTGCTTTCATAGCAGAGGTAATCCGCGGAGGTATTCTTTCTGTTCCGAGAGGGCAATGGGAAGCATTTAGGAGCTTAGGAATTTCAGAAAGAAAAGGACTTATCCGCATAATACTTCCACAGGCATTACCAGCGATCATTCCTGGACTTACAAGTCAATACCTTAACCTTGCTAAAAATAGTACCTTAGCTATAGCCGTTGGATATTCAGATATTTACGCAATTAATGATACTATCATTAATCAAACAGGAAGAGCTATCGAGTGTTTTATCATATTACTTATTAGTTTCTTGCTATTAAATTTATTGATAACTAATGCCATGGAAATCATAAATAGATTAATTTTAAAATCACAAAGATACAGTTGA
- a CDS encoding DUF805 domain-containing protein codes for MFNYKDKTSRIPFWHFFILDGLIGAVVSILSNNNLANDPNDFYNIAEGYDWSYLYSIPSFLVFIALLIRRLRDIGKENLVLWAFCSFIPFYNLYIFSQPSSEK; via the coding sequence ATGTTTAATTACAAAGATAAAACAAGTAGAATACCTTTTTGGCACTTTTTTATTCTGGATGGATTAATAGGTGCTGTGGTTTCAATACTATCTAATAACAACCTTGCTAATGATCCAAATGATTTTTATAACATCGCTGAGGGATATGACTGGAGTTATTTGTATAGCATTCCATCTTTTTTAGTTTTCATAGCTTTATTAATCAGAAGACTGAGAGATATCGGAAAAGAAAACTTAGTTTTATGGGCATTTTGTTCATTTATTCCTTTCTACAATCTTTATATATTTTCCCAGCCTTCATCTGAAAAATAA
- a CDS encoding amino acid ABC transporter substrate-binding protein has protein sequence MIKKIMRRLVSVIVGLAALSAGCATTNQDNSSRLNLIKNRNELICGVSGKIPGFSFLKSDGTYQGLDVDICKAFAAAIIGDSEKIQYRPLTAAERFTAIKTGEIDLLSRNTTFTLSRDSSGGNGLTFAPVVFHDGQGLMVKKESKISGLKDLANKSICVGSGTTTEQNINDAFESASLPYTPIKYQDLNQVVAGYLQGRCSAMTSDRSQLAAARSGFKNPKEHIILDDVLSKEPLAPASDGQDQKLADAMRWVVFSLISAEEQGITKSNIDKKVQIAKNNPQLKPLRRFLGIDGGLGEKIGLSNDFVVKVISSTGNYGEIYERHLGQNSEVPIPRGQNELYKKGGVHISPPFN, from the coding sequence ATGATTAAAAAAATTATGCGTCGATTGGTATCTGTAATAGTTGGTCTAGCAGCTCTATCAGCTGGCTGTGCGACAACAAATCAAGACAATAGTTCTAGACTTAACCTTATAAAAAATCGCAATGAGTTGATTTGTGGAGTAAGTGGAAAGATTCCTGGATTTAGTTTTCTGAAAAGTGATGGCACTTATCAAGGACTAGATGTCGATATATGTAAAGCATTTGCTGCTGCAATCATAGGAGATTCAGAAAAAATTCAATACAGACCTCTAACTGCAGCAGAAAGATTCACGGCTATTAAAACTGGGGAAATTGACCTTTTGTCAAGAAATACCACTTTCACTCTCAGTAGAGATTCCTCAGGAGGAAATGGATTAACTTTTGCACCAGTTGTCTTCCATGATGGCCAGGGATTGATGGTCAAGAAGGAAAGTAAAATTAGTGGTCTCAAAGATCTTGCAAATAAATCTATATGTGTAGGCTCAGGTACCACTACTGAGCAAAATATAAATGATGCATTTGAGAGTGCCTCACTGCCTTATACACCAATCAAATATCAAGATCTTAATCAAGTGGTTGCTGGTTATTTACAGGGTCGTTGTTCAGCTATGACTTCTGATCGTTCACAATTAGCTGCAGCTAGATCTGGCTTTAAGAATCCAAAAGAACATATTATTCTTGATGATGTATTAAGCAAGGAGCCACTTGCTCCCGCTTCCGATGGCCAAGATCAGAAACTAGCTGATGCCATGAGATGGGTTGTCTTTTCCCTTATATCGGCAGAAGAACAAGGGATAACAAAATCAAATATTGATAAAAAAGTTCAAATTGCAAAGAATAATCCTCAGTTAAAACCTTTAAGAAGATTTTTAGGTATTGATGGGGGACTAGGAGAAAAAATTGGACTTAGCAATGACTTCGTAGTTAAAGTAATTAGCTCAACAGGCAATTATGGAGAGATTTACGAAAGACATTTAGGACAAAATAGCGAAGTACCTATTCCAAGAGGACAAAATGAGTTGTATAAGAAAGGAGGTGTACATATTTCACCACCATTCAACTAA